In Woeseia oceani, one DNA window encodes the following:
- a CDS encoding IS3 family transposase (programmed frameshift) produces MKKPKFSESKIFQVLKEAESGVPVPELCRKYGMSNASFYNWRSKYGGMQVSDMKRLKELEEENRRLKKMYAESQMDAEILRDALAGKVLRPSQRKEMATNVVAAQGLSIRRACRVFSISETCYRYQPKLSDDNALIADWLLRLTYANRRWGFGLCFLYLRSVQGLPYNHKRVYRIYCELELNLRIKPKRRLKRDKPDPLAVPRKKNTVWSIDFMHDRLEDSRAFRTFNVLDDYNREGLGIEVDLSLPSARIIRALDQIIEWRGQPQVIRADNGPENISAEFRAWAMTRGIHLLFIQPGKPQQNAYVERFNRTVRHEWLDEHLFESIEHTQQTATEWLWRYNAERPNMALGGITPYQKLANAA; encoded by the exons ATGAAGAAGCCGAAGTTTTCGGAAAGCAAGATTTTTCAGGTACTTAAAGAAGCCGAGTCCGGCGTGCCGGTACCAGAGCTGTGCCGCAAGTACGGCATGAGCAACGCCAGTTTCTACAACTGGCGGTCGAAGTATGGCGGCATGCAGGTGTCGGACATGAAGCGGCTGAAGGAGCTAGAGGAGGAGAACCGGCGTTTAAAGAAGATGTACGCCGAGTCACAGATGGACGCCGAGATCTTGCGGGACGCCCTGGCGG GGAAAGTACTGAGGCCATCTCAACGCAAGGAGATGGCCACTAATGTCGTGGCGGCGCAGGGCCTGTCGATCCGTCGTGCTTGCCGCGTGTTTTCGATCTCAGAGACCTGCTATCGGTACCAGCCGAAGCTAAGCGACGACAACGCGCTGATTGCAGACTGGTTGCTGCGTCTGACCTACGCCAACCGGCGCTGGGGCTTTGGACTGTGTTTTCTGTATCTCAGGAGCGTCCAGGGGCTGCCGTACAACCACAAACGGGTCTATCGGATCTACTGCGAGCTGGAGCTGAACTTGCGGATCAAGCCAAAACGTAGGCTCAAGCGCGACAAGCCGGATCCACTGGCCGTGCCCAGGAAGAAGAACACCGTTTGGTCGATCGACTTCATGCACGACCGGCTCGAAGATAGCCGAGCGTTCCGGACGTTCAACGTACTTGATGATTACAACCGCGAAGGGCTGGGCATCGAAGTCGATCTGTCGTTGCCCTCGGCAAGAATCATTCGTGCTCTTGATCAAATCATCGAGTGGCGAGGGCAACCACAAGTTATCCGAGCCGACAATGGGCCGGAAAATATCAGCGCCGAGTTCCGTGCCTGGGCAATGACGCGTGGCATCCACCTGCTATTTATCCAACCCGGCAAGCCGCAGCAGAATGCCTATGTCGAACGCTTCAACCGGACCGTGCGACATGAATGGCTGGATGAGCATCTGTTCGAATCAATTGAACACACACAACAGACAGCAACCGAATGGCTGTGGCGCTACAATGCCGAACGCCCCAACATGGCGCTTGGCGGAATTACCCCGTATCAGAAGTTGGCAAATGCCGCATGA